DNA sequence from the Candidatus Methanomethylicota archaeon genome:
CAAATAAGCAAAATATCTTGTTTGAAAAGAGCATATAGAGTGACTGGAGAAATTGATTTGATAGCTGTTGTAAATCAGTCGTCACTTGATGAATTCTTAAAAGAAATATCAAAAATAGATGGGATAACATTCACTTCAGCTCATGTAGTCATTACAAAATTAAAATGAGTACAACAAAGTTTTTATTTACCTTTAATAGTTAATTCTAGACTAGGTGCATTGCATGCCTATACAGGATCAAGAAGCCTTAAAAATTGCACAGCAAAAAAGGTTATTTTTCATGATATGCAGAGAATGTGGTGCTCGAAATCCACCTAATGCCACAAAATGTAGACGTTGCAAAAGGAAAAATTTAAGATGGAAGAAACGTGAACGATCAAAATAACATTAAGATATAAGAGAAGATAGCGGTTATTTAGAGGAGAGATACACCATTATTATTTAACATTCAAAAATTAAATAAATAAAAGGAAAAGAAGAATTTATAATTATGGGCGGGTCGTCTAGCTGGTTAGGATACCGCCCTCACACGGCGGTGGTCCTGGGTTCGAATCCCAGCCCGCCCATTTTGAATAAAGCGTAATTTAGATGAGTACAAGTACTACGTAACATTACTTATATTGATATTTCTTCTCCAACTTCTGGTATAATTATGTCTTCAGCTATTTTTTCATCTTGAAGTATTATCTTAAATTTTTCAAGTTTATTTTTCTCACCATGAACTAAGATGACCTTTTTTGCATTCGCCATTTTTATAGTATGTAGTAATTCCTTATTACCGCAATGTGATGAAAAATCAAACCATTTTATTCTCGCATTTACTTTCTCAGTTTTCCCACCGAAATTATATACACCATTTTTCATTAGCATAGCTCCAGGAGTGTCTTCAACTTGATAGGAGACTAAGAAAATTGCATTTTTATGATCTTTTGCTGTCTTTTTTACATAAAATCGCACATTTCCTCCCTTAAGCATACCTGCAGGGGCTATTATGATCCCAGGTTCTTTACAAGCTTTCCTTCGCTCTGACCAACTGTTTACCCATATCGCCCGTTTATGGGCCTCTAACAATAGAGAGTAATCTCTAAAGAAGTCAGGATTATTCAAGAAAATGCTACTAGCGTCCTTTGCCATTCCATCGATGTATATTTTTCCCTTTACGTTGTATTGATGTAGTACACAGAGTATTTCTTGGGCGCGTCCAACCGAGAAAGCTGGTATGACTACAGTACCACCATTGCTCACTATTTCATTAACAGAATAGACAAAATCACGCTCAACCTTTGTCCTATCCTCATGATCAATTGTTGCATATGTTCCTTCAATAATTATTGCATCCAAATAAGGGATGTCTATTTGTGCACCATGTAACATTTTTGTACTTATAACATTGAAGTCGCCAGTATATAGTATCTTTTTACCATCACCTTCTATGAAAAACATTGAACTTCCAGGTATGTGTCCTGCATTCAATAGTTGAATAGATAGATCTTTTAACCTAAAATGGTCATTTATACTTACAGGTTTTGCTGATTTAATCATATTGGTTAGTTCTAAAGATTCGTATGGTAAATAATATGATGATAATTTTATAAGATCTTTTATTAATAATTCACTTATTTCGACAGTAATTTTTGTTGTTATTAATCTTGGTTTTGTGGAAACATAGAAGATGGGTATTCCACCAGAATGATCTAAATGAGCATGAGTAAGTAGTATAGCATCCAACTCCTTGCTAGAAATAGATATGGGAAATTTTGGTTCATTTTTAGATAAAGAAATACCATAATCCATTAGTATATTGGAATTTGATGTAGTTAATTGTATTGCAGATCTTCCGATTTCTCCGGCTGCACCAAGTATATTTACTTTCATTTTTCACTTACCCATCGATAATACGACCTACGTAACTAAGATAAGAAACAAGAATATAATATTTACGCTTTCTTTTTAATAATTTAAATTAAAATATAATGTTATTCTTAATGTTCACAATTGGCTAATAGTTTTAATAATAGTGTCTGATGAAGGAAAACAATTAACGAACACTTTCAATTTAATGTTTTTGTTTTTCAAAAGTTTAACTATCTTCTTCATGGAAATTCTTGTAATCGTCGTCGTGTCAAAAAGCACCACTGCTTTATCATAGTTGCTTTTATTTAACACTATTTTTAATGCTGATATTACTGTCTCCTCCGACTCAACGCTTGTTTTAAGTGCTTTTTCATATTGAGAAAGAGGGTAAACGTTAATCAGCTCTAATGGGATTATTCCAAATGGAGGGCCATAAATGCATATGTGAATACCACTTATTAAAGGATTGTTATCGTTTGATAACGTTAGAAATCGCTTTAGTAAGGATAATGAATATTTACGTGATTTTTCACCTTTGTCTGGTATGAGTATTAATGTAGTCTTATCTGGGAATGATATATTTTTCTTTAACTTTATTAAATGCCTTGTAACTTCGGGTCTTATAAGTCCTTCTGAGGAGGTATAGAAAATACCTCGAGTTACACTTTTAATTACTGGATCATGTTTTTCGATAAGAAATTTATATTTTTTCAATTTGAGCAAAGCATTAAAAAGTCTTGGATGAAATTTTGATTTTGCTTCTATGAGTTCCCATAGACGTCCTTCATAAATTGCTTGCTTTATTTGATTAATCTCATTACATATAACCCATAAATTGTGTTTAGCCAGTAATTTTTCACGTTCAAATTTGTTCATCTCCAGTAAATCATTAACTTCATATTTTTTACAAACATCGCAAAAACAAGGGAAATATCTGAGATTAGATAATTTAATAGTTCCATAAGATGTTATATAACGATCGTCTTTTGCAAAAAGAGCGTATGATGCTGAATCGAAGGTATCACATCCTAATGCCACTAGAAATGGTAGTAATATAGGATGACCAGCTCCGAATAGATGTAGAGGGCCATCTTTTGGCAAAGACATTTTTATGGTCATAATAATATCAACAAGATCTTCAAAAGCATAACTTTTCATATATTGTGTTGGCCCGCCTACACCATACATTTTAATTGAAGGTATTTGACTCATTTTTATTGCACATTCTTTAACCAAATCTAAGTACCTACCTCCTTGTATTGGTCCAACCCAAAGTATGTCGTCCTTTGTTTTCTTCTTTTCCAATATCATAGCATTATTTAAGGTAGCAAGAACTGTTCTTTCAGCTTCAATTTTTGTGTGAGTTCTTAATGTAGGGATATCTAAAATGACAGAAATGTCACTATTTAACTTTTCTTGAAAAACTATCGCTTCTTCAGAATTAAAAGATATATTGCCATAACTTAATATTTGATAAGCGCCAGAATCTGTCATTATTATCCCATCAAAATTTAATAGGAGATGAATGTCATTCATACGTATAATTCCCTTTTCCATTGCTTGCTTTATTAAGTATGAGTTTACCATTAATTGATTTATTTTAAAGTGTTCTTTGATAATTGTCGTATCAATGATATTTTTTACAGGGTCAATTACTGGAAAAAATGCGGGAGTATTTAATATTCCACTTTTTGTCTTTATTTTGCCGATTCTACCCATTAAATCTCGATCTACGATTTCAAATGACATTTAAGTTTCACTTTTCTCCTTCTCTTGCACAAATTGTTCATATACCTTTTTTACTTTTTCCGCTATCAAACCACTTCCTTCAATAACCCCATCTTCAGTTACTCTCACTTTATCCATAACAATTATTACACCAGCATCTTCAAGCAATGTCACATTATTTGGAAATAGTTTTTCTAATCGTTGAGCCAACCCTCTCAGATCGAATGGTTCTTCCTCCCTTATTATTTCGGAAATAACTTCCCCCCTTATTAGTATTCTTGCGTAACTATTATTTTCTTCGTCTTTTGCGTTTGAAAGAATTATGTTTAATGAGCTTGGATCATACCCCACAAGTTTTCCACGAAATTTCTTACTATGAATCGTTCTCACACTTACATTTTTATCTAGCAGAGATGCAAGCTCTTTCAAATATCTTGCCATACTTGGAGTAACTGGGCTGCTCATCCAACAATTCCTCCAGAAATAAATCTAAAAAACAGTGATTTATTTATTTTTGTTTTATACCTTATCAGATGATGTTTAAACTATTACAATAATAATTTCACTTTCATGAAACACTCACATACACAATATAATATAGTTAAAATGTATATTTAAAACAATTGATTATACAAATATTGATACAAAATATACAATATTGTAAGAAAAAATTTATTACGTTATAAATGATTATAATTTTGAACATTATGGAAAATGAAGAAAAAGTTATGAAATGTAAAGAGTGCGGTGGTAGGCTAATAGTTTCAGACTATGGAGAATTAGTATGTTCAGAATGTGGTCTTGTCCATGAAAAAATATACCTTCAACCATTATTTGAAATAGAACCGCTATCTGACTTTTCTGCTGTTGAAAAACTTTACGTAAATCCTGATGGAAAACCTTTAAGAAAGGAAGATTTAGGTTCCACATTTATTCATATAAACGGGAAACTTAAAGATAATAAGGGAAAGGAAATAAATAAACAGCGTTTTTTCAGATTAAAAAGGATAAACACCATTTATGTTAAAAAACACGATAAGAGTATTGATGCAGTTATGACTTTACTTAGAGTATGTTCACTGCTAAATATTCCAAAAAGTGTTTATGAGAGAGCAGGATACATTTGTAATAAGATATTGAGTGGTAGGAGAAGAGTGGGTACAACGTATCAATTAGCGGCAGCATCATTAATTATAGCATCTAGAGAGCATAAATATCCCTTAACTTTAAAAGATGTCATAAGAATTTTCCGCGAATTAGGACATAAGGTTTCAGCAAAATCTATAATGCGAATAACTTCCGAAATTTTAAATGAGCTTTCCATAAAAACTATAGCTATAGAACCTAAAGATTATATGACTAGGATAATGAATATTTTAAAAAGTAATATAGAGATTAATAGAAGAGTCATTTATTTTACTGGCAGAAGAGTGGAAGAGTATTATAATCGTTTAATGAATTACTCTCTTTCAATATATGAAAGAATAGATGAAAAATTTAGAATTGGGAAAAACCCATATCTTTTGGCAGTATCTATTGTTTATATTGCAGATAAACTGGTGTGCAAGGAGTTAAACTGTCAACCTATTCTGTCCCAAAAATTAGTTTCTGAAGTTTTGGGTTCAACACAATACACTCTTAGACAGCATATGAAATATTTGAATAAAGTGGTAAAAATTGAGGGAAATTATGACACTAATTAACTGCTAATTTATGACAAGCATTAAAATATAAAACCGACACTATTGATAAAGGGTTTGGAAGCACTATTTAAACCTCCGAGAGTAGTTTATGTACAGCGAAAAAGCGTTATAATTTCATTTTGTAGTGAAATGAGAATTGATGAGAATATCACATATGGCGACTTTTTCAGCAACCTAACATTAATGTTGAGTTCATTAATGCCAATATATCACTATAACTTGAATCTAATAGATATAAAGAACATAAGCAGTTATTTAAGAAAAGATATTTCTAAATATGCGGAATTGTTGTCCAAAATACGTTTTTCAGAAAAAAGCACTCTAAATTCAATTTTCAAAACAAATTTGAAGGATAAATTTCAAATTTACCCAATCGCAGGAATATTCTTCAATCCACCACTCAACGATCATGAAGAAAAAATTGTAAAGAAAGAAATGGGAGAATTGCCAAAGGATATCAAGAGGTTAATAGAAAGACTTATACTTTATTCAAGTATTTTTAAGAAAATAACTAAAAAATGTGAATCAGAAAAGAAGGAAGACGCTTTATTGACTGAGAAAAAGGATGTAAACGGATATACCGTCAATATTTTTAATATCAATAAATATACAGATAAAGAAATGGCGAAAACTTATTATAATATTAAAATTAATTATTTAGACGTAAGGCTAATACCAGCCATATGGTGTTTAACAACATTTTTAGAACTCAATGTTCCAAAAAATGACGTAAAATTTGGTCCAGGATTTATTGAAGAATTGATGAAATATAGGGAAAATGTTGCAAGGAAAATATTAAGGGAATACTTCATCGAAATACCAGAAAATTTACATGAAAAAATATGTGTTATATCAAATCTAGCAGCTATGGGCATGTTTAAATTAGCACCTTTCTTCTTAGATGACAATATAGAGGAAATTTATATTGACGCCCCTAGAAAGAACATATATTTGGATCATAGTGAATGGGGAAGATGTGAAACAAGGATATCATTAGATGAAAGTGAAATAAGGTGTTTAGCAACATACGTAAAAGCCGAAAGTGGTTTACCATTAGATTATTCTTCACCTACGATAAAAACAGATTTAAATACTAAACTTTTTAAATTAAGAATAACTATTGATGCCCATCCCCTAATAGATACAGACTATGCACTTATTATTAGAAAATTTAGGAAAACACCTTTAACAATAATCGACTTGCTAAGAAATGGAACACTTACAGTAGATGCTCTTGCCTACCTTTTGATAGCTTTATTCCATAAACGTAATATTCTTGTTATTGGGGAACCATCCTCTGGAAAAACAACTTTGATAAATGCATTAGATATGGTTACACCATCGTATTGGAGGAGAATATCTGTGGAAGAAGTTGTTGAAAGTTTGAATTTAATAGATTATGGTAAACACGATGTTAAGTATAGGATAGACCCATTTGATCGTGACCAGTCCAGTAAGAGGAGATTTATGGAAACCATCAAGCTACTACATAGATCGCCAAATTACATATTTTTTGGAGAGCTCTTAACGCCAGAACATGTTTCAATATTTCTCCAATCATTAGAGGCAGGGTTGCATGGCATCCAAACGACCCACGCCACTTCTCCTGAAGCATTAATAAGAAAGTGGATACTTCACTACAAGTTACCTATTCAATCAATAGAAAATTTGGATGTAATAGTGCATATGAAGAGGATATTGTCGTATAGTGAAAATAAAAGATTTGTATATAGGATAGTTGAACCTATTGTTGATGATAATGAAGGGGAATATAGAGTTGAATTATCGAACTTATTCATTTATGATGGAAGCTTAAAATTAGTTAGAGATCTAAAAGACTCATGGGTATTTAAAAAAATAGTGAAAGAAGAACAGATACCTATTGAAGATCTTTGTGAAGAATATGTAGCATTCAAACAATTGATAAACCAACTTTTCACGATAGGCGGCGAAGCAACGAGTATAATTCGAGCATTTGATAAAATGATAAATTCAAGAATATGATTTTAGGGAGGGAAACCAATGTTTTTTAAGGTTTTTTCATCATTTCGATTACCATTTTTCAAAAAATTATTAAAAAAATGTGTTCCTCAACTATTCAGTGATTCTATTGATTTCTTGAAAAATAAATACGGAAAAATTGAGGTGACATCAGAAGATGTTTACGCAAACATAATAGTTTCTTTACTAATAATTTCGATAGTAGTACTGTTTTTAAGCATCAATTTTGTTAAGGACATCATGATCTCATTCATGATAACTTTATTTTCTGTCATTTGCATTTACATCTCAATATATTATGAAATCATCGGGGAATATGATCAAGACAATTTTTTGATACATATATACAAGTTCATGGTATTTAGGGATATTATGTTGATTTATAAATCCACAAACTCTATTTTCGAGGCTGTAAATTTTGTTGCTTCTGAAAGTTATCCAATAATTTCGGCTAATTTTGAAGTAATACTTAAAAACATTATTAATGGATTAGATCCAGAAGATTTTTCAAGTGAAGAAGCATATTTGAAGCCCATCACTCTGTTGCTAAACGAAATGTTGGTAAATGTGAAAAATGCTGATAAAAGTAAGGGCTACATGTCAACAAAAGATTTGTTGAATTTGTATGAAAAAGTTTTTTCCAAAATAGAAGCATATTGTTTATTTCTGTTATTTATTGGAATGTTACTCCCATTATCGTTGATGTTCACTATCCCATATCTTAGTAAATTTTCCCCGATAAATGTTGTAATACCACTATTCATTTTACTCCAGATTGTAAGCTTAACAGTAATGTCGAGAATTGTATCATCGAATATTTACATTACATTGGGAGGGAAAAGTCATGAAAAATTATGATGTTACATTAATATTATTAATATCGTTAGCCATTATTTCTATTATATTTTTTGTAAAAAAGAAAAAGATTAGGAAGAAAGTTAATATTATGGAAAGTTTAAGTGAAAATATTAAACTTGAAAAATTCATTACATTATTTATAAATAATTTAAAGACTGATAGGAGTGCAGAGTGGTCACTACTATCTACTTTAAAAGAATATCCTGAAAATGATATTAGGCAATTAATACTACAAAACATTACAGTAGGATCCTCTATTGAAGAAATTTTTGAGAATTTGTCGAATGTTTTTTCTATGGAAGAAAGTAAACGAATGTTAAGAATGATTTCGAGACTGATTTCATACAACTTAAAATATTTCACAGATTTTATTTCTCCTGATATATTAGATTATGTAAGGGAGTCCATTCGATTGAAAAATCATGTAGAATCATTACTATTCAGAACGAGAATTAAGGTATTGGTGCTCTCATTTTCTCTATCAGCGGTTTTAGCATTTTTCTTAAAAATTTTACCATTTATTTTAACATTTATTATTAGTGGAAATACCACTTTAGTCAGTATAGATGCTTTATCATCGCTTATTTTCTATTCATTCCTTATAGCATTGCTGTACGACACATACATAGTTTCAAGGACTGTTTTTTATTCTCATAGTATTTTGTTGTCAATGCTTTCGGCGCTAACTTTTATTTTCCTATACATTTCCCTTCCAAACATATTTAGTATTTAAATACTATAGGAAATCTTCAAAATAGGGGGTGAGGCACTTTCCAAAAGATAATAAAAGAAAAAGAGGTTCCCCATTATTAGAAGAAGGACTACTTATAGCACTAGCAGTGATAACTATGTCAGTGGTTTTTTCAATGGTATTAGGAATATTGGATGGTGTACAGAAAGTCATTCAGAATTTAGGATTTAACACTCAGAATTTTATGAATTCATTAAACGATTTATGGAATAAAATAGTTTCATTTCTAGGATTAGGTGGTTGAGAATTTTGATAGATATTCATTTAAAATGCCTTCTTTTTCCAACGTTTCAATCCAATCAATATGTTTTCGTTTACCATTATTAAGATTTGATAGTATCGCAAGTATTTCATTTACTACATCATCGATGCATCTATCAGTTACATCAATTTCCACAACTTTTTCGGGGCCATATTGTTCTATTGCATTAATAAGGCAAGTATCAAGCAATTCTGCCATTACATTCTCATAAACCTTCTTATCATCCCATCCTCTTTGTCTTAATACCATTTCCAACTTTTTGGGATGCAACCTTAATACAAAGGCTTTAAGGACATATTGTGGAGGAATTATATCAGCATAATGTCCTTCTATGATTAATAGGGTTTTACTTTCATTTATTTTTTGGAGAAGTTTATTTATTAGGAGATTATTGTTTGGTATGAAAGAACTTCGTTCAGGATCAATGCTCTCAAATAAATTTTCTTCCATTACAAATTTAGATAAATCTATATGATGCGCATTCAAAGTTTCACTGAGTTTTCGGCTTATCGAGGTTTTTCCAGTACCTGGACACCCTCCAATAATTATTACTTTCCCTTTCATAACTGCTCAGCAGCTAGGAATAGGAAAATGAAAAATATAAATTTAACATTCTCTATGTTAAATTTCAATTATGCCTAAGTTTACGAGTATAAGAGATGTTTTGAACAGAATATGTTGGCATCCTAGTGAAAATAGAGAATGTTATGAAGTCATTTTTATTCATAGAGGGGCCCCAGATGATTTAAAGAGTGTATCAGCAAAAGCAATAGTAAAAGTGAGACAACAAAGTTTCGAATACAAAGAAGATGAGGAAAAAATTGTTTATATTCCATTTCATCGGATTGTAGCAATAAGGAATATAAAAACGGGGAAGGTCGTCTGGAGAAGCAGAAAATATAAGATAAATAAGGTTTTAAAGTAATTTATGTGATTATGTTATGTACAATAGGGGTTTATACGTTGGAAGGTTTCAACCATTTCATAATGGACATTTAGAATGTATAAAATATATTTTGAGTAAATGCAAAGAGGTCATTATAGTTATTGGTAGCGCGCAGGCAAGCCATACATTAGATAACCCATTTACTGCAGGGGAGAGAATTGAAATGATAAGATTAGCTCTTCAAGAGGAAGGCATTGAACTTAGTAAGTGCATTATAATACCAGTGGAGGACACTTTAAATAATAACCATTCAATATGGGTTTCAAAAGTGAAAAGCATGACCCCAAAATTTGATGTTGTTTTTTCAAATAGCCCTTTAACGAAGAAATTGTTTGAAGAGGAAGGATTTAAAGTTGAAGGAATTCCATACATTAATAGGGAATATTATTCTGGAACTAATATTAGAAAATTAATTATATGTGGAGGGGATTGGAAAAAGTATGTGCCAAGGGGTGTTTATGATTATATAAAATCAATGAAAGGAGAGGAGAGATTGAGAGACTTATCAACAAAGGATTATGGGCGTCAGAGCTTTTAACTTTCGTCATTTTCACAATTAGGCACTCAGCCAGCTCATCATCCACAAATTTAAGTTTAAGGAACACCTTTAATAATTTAACGTTCTAGCAAAGTCCTCCAGGTATTCACAATATCTTTAAATGAAGATTCATCTATTTTTTGTATTGCAAATCCAGCATGGACAAGTACATAATCATTTTCTTTTACGTCATCTTTAACTAAAGTTATTATTATCTCTCTTTGAACGCCACCAAAATCAGCTATCGCTTTATCATTATGGATAGTTAGTATTTTCGCAGGAACAGCCAAGCACATAGACGGATCTATAACTAGTTATAACCAAAAAGTAATTAAGTATTTTTGCATTTTATTCCATTGGTTGAAAACATATGCCTATGAATAAGGGGGACTTCGTCCTAGTGAATTACACTGTGAAAGTAAAAGATACTGATGAAATTGTTGACACAACAATAGAGGATGTTGCCAAAAAGGGAAATATATATCAAAAGGATAAAATATATGAACCTCTTCTTTTGATATTAGGTGAAGGCCAGCTATTTAAAAAAGTTGAAGAAGAAATCATGTTGATGCAACCTGGAGAGAAAAAGACTATTGAGTTGAAACCTGAAGATGCTTTTGGTCAAAGGGATCCAGCAAAGGTAAAGATAATTTCTGCAAAAGAGCTAACAAGTAGAGGCATAACACCTAAGCCAGGAATAAGAGTTGAAACAGATGAAGGGATTGCCATCGTTAGAAGTGTAGGTGGAGGTAGGGTGGTTATAGATTTAAATCATCCATTAGCAGGCAAAACTTTAGTTTACGAAGTTGATGTAGTCAAAAAAATAGAAGACCTTAAGGATAAAATGTTATCGTTAATACATAGACGGATACCATCAATTGACATATCAAAGTTTACTGTAGAGATAAATGAGGGAAGAATTAGGATAATTATACCAGAAGATGCATATTTGCTTGAAGGGTTGCAATATATGAAGCGTGGTATAGTCAACGATGTACAGCGATTTATTAAAGATGTAAGCAAAGTTGAATTTATCGAGGTATATGAGGTTAAACAAAAAGAAACAACAACGTAAAATTATTTTTTCAATATTGGCAAGGATAGAACTTTGATAAGATCTCTACCTTTTTTACAATAAACAGGTTCCAACACTTTTTCGATTTTTATTTTATCGTTCTTAAACACTCCTAGTGGCTTACAGTACATAATGTTTGCACAGGGGGTGGAGCAATCAATTGGAGTATATGTGATGGTAACCCCCTCAACTGCAAATTTACGTTCCAAAAAGAGTTCTATTGACGCTAATTTAACTTCTACGATGGATACTTTCCCATTTAATAATTTGCAGAAATGTTCTTTGTTTCTAACGTTTACTACCTCATATACTCTTCCTTGTTCTAGCTTATTTATGCAAATTTTTTTAAGAATGCACTCTGTACACTGCAAATTGTTTTTTTCAAAAATAAACTTATACCCCTTTTTTGCAACTTCGCTATTAACTACTGTTACTATGATGTCATTCTTTGATGATGCCGGTGGTGGATGCAATATTTTCAGCCTCTCTCCATCCTAAACTTTTCTCATTCAAGATAGTATATCTATCTTTACGTATTTCTTTAGCTTTAATAATGGCTTCTATTATTTCATTCTCTTCAACACCCAACTCTTTAGCATTAGTTGGAGCACCAATAATAGATAACGTTCGTTTTATGCGTTGCCAGTTTCCTCCATGCAAGTACATCATAATTATTGTACCAACACCGCACTGTTCTCCATGTAACGCTGGTTTTTTCGCTATAATATCAAGTGCATGACTGAAAAGATGTTCAGAGCCGCTACATGGTCTGCTACTTCCAGCAATGCACATCGCCACTCCACAACTTATTAATGCTTCAACAACTGTTCGGACACTTTCTTCCTTTAATGCTCTAATCTTTTTTGCATGTTTTACTATAAGACTTGCAGACATGAGCGCAAGTGACGCAGCATACTCACCATAATACTCATTTACACGTTTCTTGGCTAGTCTCCAATCCCTTATGGCTGTAAATTTTGCTATAATATCTCCGCAACCACTTGCTAACAGCTTATATGGAGCTTTAATTATAATATTTGAATCAGCAATCACCGCCAACGGAGGATTCACCATAATTGAGGGTTTGTATTTACCGTTAAATGCTTTTATAGATGCTATTGGAGATGCTATACCATCATGGCTTGCAGCCGTGGGAATGCTTATATATGGAACTCCCACTTTAAGCGAAATTAATTTTGCTATATCAATAATTTTCCCTCCACCAACACCAAATATGCAACTAACATTGTTTGATGCTTTTATTCTTTCAGATATATTTTCAACATCATGAATTGGATTTTTTCCGTCTAGAACGTATAGCTCACTTTCCATGTTATTATCGTTCAGTATTTTATACACACGTTCTCCGGCTACTTCTTTAACGTGAGGACCTGTCAATATTATTAATTTCCCACGCATTTTTAAGTCATTGCATATATTGTTTACATTATTTATTGCACCAGGACCCACAAGTATTGTTTGAGGCAAAGCAATTTTATGTATACTCAATCTATCACCTCAACATATATCTCATTTTTAATTTTAAGTTGAAGATAAATATATAGGCTGAGGGTAATTCTTAAATATTAGGGACATATTCTCTTTAGTTGTAGTTTTACATCAATTAAATCTTTTTGGAGGGATGAAAATGTATGACAGCTATACAAACGTTGGATACTATATGAAGAACAATGGTAAAATAGTCGTAAGTGGAACTACTACGGTAGGGTTAGTTTGCATGGATGGTGTGATTTTAGGTTCCGACAGAAGAGCTACATCTGGATTTTTTGTTGCACATCCACATGTAAAAAAAATATATAAATTAGATAATCATATAGCGGCAACTATAGCTGGAGTCGTAGCGGATGCGCAAAATATAATGGGAATAGCTAGTGCAAACATAAAGTTATACAAGTACATTCACAATAGGCCAATAAGTGTAAAGGCAGCTGCAAACTTAATTTCGAACATACTGTTAAGTTCAAGGGTATACCCATATGTGGTACAATTACTAGTGGGGGGATATGATAATAGTGGTCCTCATCTTTTTGCGTTAGACCCTTACGGAACAGTTACTGAGGAGAAATACACAGCAACAGGGTCTGGATCCCCAATGGCAATAAGTATATTAGAAGATTCATTCAAAAAGGGGATGCCAGTCAAAGATTCCATAGAAATAGTTGCACGGGCAATTTCATCGGCAATGAAAAGAGA
Encoded proteins:
- a CDS encoding NAD(P)-dependent glycerol-1-phosphate dehydrogenase, with amino-acid sequence MSIHKIALPQTILVGPGAINNVNNICNDLKMRGKLIILTGPHVKEVAGERVYKILNDNNMESELYVLDGKNPIHDVENISERIKASNNVSCIFGVGGGKIIDIAKLISLKVGVPYISIPTAASHDGIASPIASIKAFNGKYKPSIMVNPPLAVIADSNIIIKAPYKLLASGCGDIIAKFTAIRDWRLAKKRVNEYYGEYAASLALMSASLIVKHAKKIRALKEESVRTVVEALISCGVAMCIAGSSRPCSGSEHLFSHALDIIAKKPALHGEQCGVGTIIMMYLHGGNWQRIKRTLSIIGAPTNAKELGVEENEIIEAIIKAKEIRKDRYTILNEKSLGWREAENIASTTGIIKE
- the psmB gene encoding archaeal proteasome endopeptidase complex subunit beta encodes the protein MYDSYTNVGYYMKNNGKIVVSGTTTVGLVCMDGVILGSDRRATSGFFVAHPHVKKIYKLDNHIAATIAGVVADAQNIMGIASANIKLYKYIHNRPISVKAAANLISNILLSSRVYPYVVQLLVGGYDNSGPHLFALDPYGTVTEEKYTATGSGSPMAISILEDSFKKGMPVKDSIEIVARAISSAMKRDPASGGGYDIIIITRDGMREISSEELAVYKSV